One genomic window of Capricornis sumatraensis isolate serow.1 chromosome 15, serow.2, whole genome shotgun sequence includes the following:
- the JCAD gene encoding junctional cadherin 5-associated protein isoform X1: MYSVEDLLISHGYKLSRKLPAPREDDSEGHQPARTAAPAGPSLLNGCEDGPTAHPQGKASPGTGLLSDPKSRRLGPRGHGERPSAAAAARTSEAGFYHQPVLAWSSQPLTGRSHAYWRRREQEAREDPGGRGPVPSLPAHPREGPWEVGGRSEHVIKKTVWEDELGMAGPARWQDVSVGSWNQPPRLGRQMSDGVGEKLFQDLYPFMLGEHGLTSQSKGKSQSLPRVLSPESLSCVEVPIPLSDGHLPGVPKVPLQPPNCASNLEPTRNPKKAGTSAPLPQPRFGRPLKPPSYGSQPHSRAGAENGSYTDSRQPDPAAHSARTNSARQDLYGPDPGLEPPVYVPPPSYKSPPQPAAHPCPEEAVPRHEGGGRRVPQHLMEKPAAGGQLLSGSRGAGSEWGASPCSSVGVPPQPHPTTAYDSSILIIPFDDPRIRHIKLPRPRGFWEDVKLDGAVPAPDPRGLQQEGAVWRPSGKERGPAPADPSPPWLWGQPPRNGEDGSSPDQRDPCIVTQRKQPDVSSSPREYPESLVSSPSPQGESSCETQTQLRKFETGLQPKRSSKKKTSETIFCLVSIPVKSECQLPGTDTNNNDLKQSAALQEQSVLSLSSTDLELQALTGIMATRTELPRPDPGGPGRGRQADDLRFPNPTKHRALAWPGPWPGHHFRDQQTQTSFAHEPQSLQPLPGERPGGSPNPVLPPRCLDPAPFEVQMHMALASSDPNQRPGAHSPKSQGSLSPSSNSAFSGSSWPRNQGPTPRASLGQQGSDGPGRRASPVSRAEVIKGETTGPCNSRQLFGQFLLKPVSRRPWDLISQLESFNKELQEEEGSSGSSGGGSGSEDSDTELPWGSCARPAPQRPGLLKDIAPEDPRTRPGRVKSKSESWSEEGRPRSPRPWQAEGRGSVWLSPPGSWIAEDGDREVEDRVAQLAVSPRPVKRAISSGLNDAKPEPPPDPATRKEPPPSQELPGSLGAVELSGAGPPKAGGGEQGSTRAPLSLAGKSRGLSAPDLRSVGLTLVQEHSTSQLAGSPGDADAMEIPPNESLEARAARILGIEVAVESLLPGTQRAGQSRHPEPEGSALRPESPRQEAVASLAQPNESTTPADAFYGRRKCGWTKSPLFVGERDSTRQAPRASEPMGVDGAVPSKAPEPPPSPPESQPFLPKDMETKPPFRSTLFHFIERTPNLAFSERKLRSTSRVIESLQEKLVSPPRKADPDRLMRMKEVSSVSRMRLLTSRGVDSEEEPKAERGPGAWLGGLVAPSTGHELSDPQGALSLEVDGHPAARRENGGRDFWCPGEESGSGPGVEVAFDVLRASKCPVGR, encoded by the coding sequence GTTCTACCATCAGCCGGTGCTCGCGTGGTCCTCGCAGCCCCTGACCGGCCGCAGCCACGCCTActggaggagaagagagcaggAGGCCCGGGAGGACCCAGGGGGCCGAGGCCCAGTCCCCAGCCTGCCCGCGCACCCGAGGGAGGGTCCCTGGGAAGTTGGAGGAAGGTCTGAGCACGTGATTAAGAAGACTGTTTGGGAAGACGAGCTGGGAATGGCGGGTCCCGCCAGATGGCAGGACGTCAGCGTTGGAAGCTGGAACCAGCCCCCGAGACTAGGAAGGCAGATGTCGGACGGTGTTGGCGAGAAGTTGTTTCAGGACCTGTACCCGTTCATGCTTGGGGAGCACGGGCTGACCTCCCAGAGCAAAGGGAAGTCCCAATCACTGCCTCGAGTCCTTTCCCCCGAGAGCCTGAGTTGCGTGGAGGTCCCCATCCCTTTGAGCGATGGCCATTTACCAGGTGTCCCTAAAGTGCCACTTCAGCCTCCAAATTGTGCTTCCAATTTGGAACCCACCAGGAACCCCAAGAAGGCTGGCACCTCGGCCCCCTTGCCCCAGCCCAGGTTTGGGAGACCCCTCAAGCCCCCATCTTACGGCTCTCAGCCACACTCCAGGGCCGGAGCAGAAAATGGCAGCTACACAGACAGCAGGCAGCCAGACCCAGCTGCCCACTCAGCCAGGACGAACAGTGCCAGGCAGGACCTCTACGGGCCTGACCCTGGCCTGGAGCCCCCAGTGTACGTGCCCCCACCCTCGTACAAGTCGCCACCGCAGCCAGCCGCACACCCCTGCCCCGAGGAGGCGGTGCCCAGGCATGAGGGCGGAGGCCGCCGTGTACCGCAGCATCTGATGGAGAAGCCCGCTGCTGGCGGACAGCTTCTTTCTGGCTCCCGGGGAGCTGGGAGTGAGTGGGGGGCCAGCCCATGCTCTTCTGTGGGCGTccccccacagccccaccccaccaCGGCTTACGACAGCTCCATCCTGATAATTCCCTTCGATGACCCACGGATACGACACATTAAACTACCGCGACCCCGTGGATTCTGGGAAGATGTGAAACTGGATGGTGCGGTCCCTGCCCCTGACCCAAGAGGCCTGCAGCAGGAGGGGGCCGTGTGGCGCCCatcagggaaggagaggggtcCCGCCCCTGCTGACCCCAGCCCCCCATGGCTGTGGGGCCAGCCCCCCAGGAATGGAGAAGACGGCAGCTCTCCTGACCAAAGAGACCCCTGCATTGTCACACAGAGGAAGCAGCCCGACGTGAGCAGCAGCCCACGCGAATATCCAGAAAGCCTGGTGTCCTCCCCGAGCCCCCAGGGCGAGAGTTCCTGCGAGACGCAGACCCAGCTCAGAAAGTTCGAGACAGGGCTGCAGCCCAAGAGAAGCTCAAAGAAAAAAACGAGCGAGACGATCTTTTGTTTGGTTTCCATCCCGGTGAAATCGGAGTGCCAGCTGCCAGGTACGGACACAAACAACAATGACCTGAAGCAGAGCGCGGCGTTGCAAGAACAGAGTGTGCTCAGCTTGTCCTCCACCGACCTGGAGCTCCAGGCACTCACAGGCATCATGGCCACGAGGACAGAGCTGCCAAGACCAGACCCGGGGGGCCCGGGACGGGGCCGGCAAGCAGACGACCTCAGATTCCCCAACCCCACGAAGCACCGTGCGCTCGCGTGGCCCGGCCCGTGGCCTGGGCACCACTTCCGAGACCAGCAAACACAGACCAGCTTCGCTCATGAACCTCAGAGTCTGCAGCCCCTCCCAGGGGAGAGGCCAGGGGGCTCCCCCAACCCCGTGCTGCCTCCAAGGTGTTTGGACCCCGCACCCTTCGAGGTTCAGATGCACATGGCGTTGGCGTCCAGTGACCCGAACCAGAGGCCCGGGGCTCATTCCCCAAAAAGTCAAGGGTCCCTCAGCCCATCCAGCAACAGCGCCTTCTCTGGGTCTTCCTGGCCCCGGAACCAGGGCCCCACGCCGAGGGCCAGCCTGGGTCAGCAGGGCTCTGATGGCCCTGGGCGCCGAGCCAGCCCCGTGTCCAGGGCCGAGGTGATCAAGGGGGAGACCACGGGCCCCTGCAACAGTAGACAGCTGTTCGGGCAGTTCctcctgaagcccgtgagccgccGCCCCTGGGACTTGATCAGCCAGTTAGAAAGTTTCAACAAGGAGCttcaggaggaggaaggaagcagTGGCAGCAGCGGTGGTGGTAGTGGCAGCGAGGACAGTGACACAGAGCTGCCCTGGGGGAGCTGTGCCCGCCCAGCACCCCAGCGGCCAGGCCTCCTGAAGGACATAGCGCCTGAGGACCCCAGGACCAGGCCAGGCAGAGTTAAGAGCAAGTCCGAGAGCTGGAGCGAGGAGGGGAGGCCTCGGTCCCCCAGACCCTGGCAGGCAGAAGGCAGAGGTTCTGTGTGGTTGTCGCCCCCCGGGAGCTGGATTGCCGAAGACGGGGACCGAGAGGTTGAGGACAGGGTGGCCCAGCTGGCAGTCAGCCCAAGGCCTGTGAAACGAGCAATATCTTCTGGGTTGAATGATGCAAAACCCGAGCCCCCACCCGATCCAGCGACACGGAAGGAGCCCCCGCCCAGCCAGGAGCTCCCTGGCAGTCTCGGAGCTGTGGAGCTGAGTGGAGCCGGCCCTCCGAAGGCGGGCGGTGGGGAGCAAGGGAGCACGAGGGCACCCCTCTCTCTTGCCGGCAAATCCCGAGGCCTGTCTGCACCAGACTTGAGGTCTGTGGGGCTGACGCTGGTGCAGGAGCACAGTACCAGCCAGCTAGCGGGGTCTCCGGGTGATGCCGATGCAATGGAAATCCCCCCAAATGAGTCCCTCGAAGCCAGGGCCGCCAGGATCCTGGGCATCGAGGTGGCTGTGGAGTCCCTGCTGCCAGGCACCCAGAGGGCAGGGCAGAGCCGGCACCCCGAGCCAGAGGGAAGTGCCCTCAGGCCTGAGTCCCCCAGACAGGAAGCAGTGGCCAGCTTGGCCCAGCCCAATGAGTCCACCACACCTGCCGACGCCTTCTATGGCAGGAGGAAGTGCGGCTGGACCAAGAGCCCTCTGTTCGTAGGCGAGAGGGACAGCACCCGGCAGGCTCCCCGGGCCTCTGAGCCCATGGGTGTGGACGGGGCCGTCCCCAGCAAAGCCCCCGAACCTCCGCCCAGCCCCCCGGAGTCCCAGCCTTTCCTTCCCAAGGACATGGAGACAAAGCCACCCTTCAGGTCCACCTTGTTCCACTTTATAGAAAGGACCCCAAACTTGGCATTCTCAGAAAGGAAGCTCCGAAGCACTTCCAGAGTGATTGAAAGTTTACAGGAGAAGCTGGTTTCCCCGCCCAGGAAGGCGGACCCCGACCGCCTGATGAGGATGAAGGAGGTGAGCTCTGTGTCTCGGATGAGGCTCCTGACGTCCCGGGGTGTGGACTCCGAGGAGGAGCCCAAGGCCGAGAGGGGCCCCGGGGCGTGGCTGGGAGGCCTGGTGGCTCCCAGCACCGGGCATGAGCTCTCCGACCCCCAAGGTGCTCTGTCGCTGGAAGTAGACGGGCATCCAGCAGCACGAAGGGAGAACGGCGGCCGGGACTTCTGGTGCCCAGGTGAGGAGTCAGGCAGCGGGCCGGGTGTTGAGGTTGCGTTTGACGTCCTGAGAGCATCAAAATGCCCAGTGGGTAGATGA
- the JCAD gene encoding junctional cadherin 5-associated protein isoform X2 produces the protein MYSVEDLLISHGYKLSRKLPAPREDDSEGHQPARTAAPAGPSLLNGCEDGPTAHPQGKASPGTGLLSDPKSRRLGPRGHGERPSAAAAARTSEAGFYHQPVLAWSSQPLTGRSHAYWRRREQEAREDPGGRGPVPSLPAHPREGPWEVGGRSEHVIKKTVWEDELGMAGPARWQDVSVGSWNQPPRLGRQMSDGVGEKLFQDLYPFMLGEHGLTSQSKGKSQSLPRVLSPESLSCVEVPIPLSDGHLPGVPKVPLQPPNCASNLEPTRNPKKAGTSAPLPQPRFGRPLKPPSYGSQPHSRAGAENGSYTDSRQPDPAAHSARTNSARQDLYGPDPGLEPPVYVPPPSYKSPPQPAAHPCPEEAVPRHEGGGRRVPQHLMEKPAAGGQLLSGSRGAGSEWGASPCSSVGVPPQPHPTTAYDSSILIIPFDDPRIRHIKLPRPRGFWEDVKLDGAVPAPDPRGLQQEGAVWRPSGKERGPAPADPSPPWLWGQPPRNGEDGSSPDQRDPCIVTQRKQPDVSSSPREYPESLVSSPSPQGESSCETQTQLRKFETGLQPKRSSKKKTSETIFCLVSIPVKSECQLPGTDTNNNDLKQSAALQEQSVLSLSSTDLELQALTGIMATRTELPRPDPGGPGRGRQADDLRFPNPTKHRALAWPGPWPGHHFRDQQTQTSFAHEPQSLQPLPGERPGGSPNPVLPPRCLDPAPFEVQMHMALASSDPNQRPGAHSPKSQGSLSPSSNSAFSGSSWPRNQGPTPRASLGQQGSDGPGRRASPVSRAEVIKGETTGPCNSRQLFGQFLLKPVSRRPWDLISQLESFNKELQEEEGSSGSSGGGSGSEDSDTELPWGSCARPAPQRPGLLKDIAPEDPRTRPGRVKSKSESWSEEGRPRSPRPWQAEGRGSVWLSPPGSWIAEDGDREVEDRVAQLAVSPRPVKRAISSGLNDAKPEPPPDPATRKEPPPSQELPGSLGAVELSGAGPPKAGGGEQGSTRAPLSLAGKSRGLSAPDLRSVGLTLVQEHSTSQLAGSPGDADAMEIPPNESLEARAARILGIEVAVESLLPGTQRAGQSRHPEPEGSALRPESPRQEAVASLAQPNESTTPADAFYGRRKCGWTKSPLFVGERDSTRQAPRASEPMGVDGAVPSKAPEPPPSPPESQPFLPKDMETKPPFRSTLFHFIERTPNLAFSERKLRSTSRVIESLQEKLVSPPRKADPDRLMRMKEVSSVSRMRLLTSRGVDSEEEPKAERGPGAWLGGLVAPSTGHELSDPQGALSLEVDGHPAARRENGGRDFWCPDSYDPSRVERV, from the exons GTTCTACCATCAGCCGGTGCTCGCGTGGTCCTCGCAGCCCCTGACCGGCCGCAGCCACGCCTActggaggagaagagagcaggAGGCCCGGGAGGACCCAGGGGGCCGAGGCCCAGTCCCCAGCCTGCCCGCGCACCCGAGGGAGGGTCCCTGGGAAGTTGGAGGAAGGTCTGAGCACGTGATTAAGAAGACTGTTTGGGAAGACGAGCTGGGAATGGCGGGTCCCGCCAGATGGCAGGACGTCAGCGTTGGAAGCTGGAACCAGCCCCCGAGACTAGGAAGGCAGATGTCGGACGGTGTTGGCGAGAAGTTGTTTCAGGACCTGTACCCGTTCATGCTTGGGGAGCACGGGCTGACCTCCCAGAGCAAAGGGAAGTCCCAATCACTGCCTCGAGTCCTTTCCCCCGAGAGCCTGAGTTGCGTGGAGGTCCCCATCCCTTTGAGCGATGGCCATTTACCAGGTGTCCCTAAAGTGCCACTTCAGCCTCCAAATTGTGCTTCCAATTTGGAACCCACCAGGAACCCCAAGAAGGCTGGCACCTCGGCCCCCTTGCCCCAGCCCAGGTTTGGGAGACCCCTCAAGCCCCCATCTTACGGCTCTCAGCCACACTCCAGGGCCGGAGCAGAAAATGGCAGCTACACAGACAGCAGGCAGCCAGACCCAGCTGCCCACTCAGCCAGGACGAACAGTGCCAGGCAGGACCTCTACGGGCCTGACCCTGGCCTGGAGCCCCCAGTGTACGTGCCCCCACCCTCGTACAAGTCGCCACCGCAGCCAGCCGCACACCCCTGCCCCGAGGAGGCGGTGCCCAGGCATGAGGGCGGAGGCCGCCGTGTACCGCAGCATCTGATGGAGAAGCCCGCTGCTGGCGGACAGCTTCTTTCTGGCTCCCGGGGAGCTGGGAGTGAGTGGGGGGCCAGCCCATGCTCTTCTGTGGGCGTccccccacagccccaccccaccaCGGCTTACGACAGCTCCATCCTGATAATTCCCTTCGATGACCCACGGATACGACACATTAAACTACCGCGACCCCGTGGATTCTGGGAAGATGTGAAACTGGATGGTGCGGTCCCTGCCCCTGACCCAAGAGGCCTGCAGCAGGAGGGGGCCGTGTGGCGCCCatcagggaaggagaggggtcCCGCCCCTGCTGACCCCAGCCCCCCATGGCTGTGGGGCCAGCCCCCCAGGAATGGAGAAGACGGCAGCTCTCCTGACCAAAGAGACCCCTGCATTGTCACACAGAGGAAGCAGCCCGACGTGAGCAGCAGCCCACGCGAATATCCAGAAAGCCTGGTGTCCTCCCCGAGCCCCCAGGGCGAGAGTTCCTGCGAGACGCAGACCCAGCTCAGAAAGTTCGAGACAGGGCTGCAGCCCAAGAGAAGCTCAAAGAAAAAAACGAGCGAGACGATCTTTTGTTTGGTTTCCATCCCGGTGAAATCGGAGTGCCAGCTGCCAGGTACGGACACAAACAACAATGACCTGAAGCAGAGCGCGGCGTTGCAAGAACAGAGTGTGCTCAGCTTGTCCTCCACCGACCTGGAGCTCCAGGCACTCACAGGCATCATGGCCACGAGGACAGAGCTGCCAAGACCAGACCCGGGGGGCCCGGGACGGGGCCGGCAAGCAGACGACCTCAGATTCCCCAACCCCACGAAGCACCGTGCGCTCGCGTGGCCCGGCCCGTGGCCTGGGCACCACTTCCGAGACCAGCAAACACAGACCAGCTTCGCTCATGAACCTCAGAGTCTGCAGCCCCTCCCAGGGGAGAGGCCAGGGGGCTCCCCCAACCCCGTGCTGCCTCCAAGGTGTTTGGACCCCGCACCCTTCGAGGTTCAGATGCACATGGCGTTGGCGTCCAGTGACCCGAACCAGAGGCCCGGGGCTCATTCCCCAAAAAGTCAAGGGTCCCTCAGCCCATCCAGCAACAGCGCCTTCTCTGGGTCTTCCTGGCCCCGGAACCAGGGCCCCACGCCGAGGGCCAGCCTGGGTCAGCAGGGCTCTGATGGCCCTGGGCGCCGAGCCAGCCCCGTGTCCAGGGCCGAGGTGATCAAGGGGGAGACCACGGGCCCCTGCAACAGTAGACAGCTGTTCGGGCAGTTCctcctgaagcccgtgagccgccGCCCCTGGGACTTGATCAGCCAGTTAGAAAGTTTCAACAAGGAGCttcaggaggaggaaggaagcagTGGCAGCAGCGGTGGTGGTAGTGGCAGCGAGGACAGTGACACAGAGCTGCCCTGGGGGAGCTGTGCCCGCCCAGCACCCCAGCGGCCAGGCCTCCTGAAGGACATAGCGCCTGAGGACCCCAGGACCAGGCCAGGCAGAGTTAAGAGCAAGTCCGAGAGCTGGAGCGAGGAGGGGAGGCCTCGGTCCCCCAGACCCTGGCAGGCAGAAGGCAGAGGTTCTGTGTGGTTGTCGCCCCCCGGGAGCTGGATTGCCGAAGACGGGGACCGAGAGGTTGAGGACAGGGTGGCCCAGCTGGCAGTCAGCCCAAGGCCTGTGAAACGAGCAATATCTTCTGGGTTGAATGATGCAAAACCCGAGCCCCCACCCGATCCAGCGACACGGAAGGAGCCCCCGCCCAGCCAGGAGCTCCCTGGCAGTCTCGGAGCTGTGGAGCTGAGTGGAGCCGGCCCTCCGAAGGCGGGCGGTGGGGAGCAAGGGAGCACGAGGGCACCCCTCTCTCTTGCCGGCAAATCCCGAGGCCTGTCTGCACCAGACTTGAGGTCTGTGGGGCTGACGCTGGTGCAGGAGCACAGTACCAGCCAGCTAGCGGGGTCTCCGGGTGATGCCGATGCAATGGAAATCCCCCCAAATGAGTCCCTCGAAGCCAGGGCCGCCAGGATCCTGGGCATCGAGGTGGCTGTGGAGTCCCTGCTGCCAGGCACCCAGAGGGCAGGGCAGAGCCGGCACCCCGAGCCAGAGGGAAGTGCCCTCAGGCCTGAGTCCCCCAGACAGGAAGCAGTGGCCAGCTTGGCCCAGCCCAATGAGTCCACCACACCTGCCGACGCCTTCTATGGCAGGAGGAAGTGCGGCTGGACCAAGAGCCCTCTGTTCGTAGGCGAGAGGGACAGCACCCGGCAGGCTCCCCGGGCCTCTGAGCCCATGGGTGTGGACGGGGCCGTCCCCAGCAAAGCCCCCGAACCTCCGCCCAGCCCCCCGGAGTCCCAGCCTTTCCTTCCCAAGGACATGGAGACAAAGCCACCCTTCAGGTCCACCTTGTTCCACTTTATAGAAAGGACCCCAAACTTGGCATTCTCAGAAAGGAAGCTCCGAAGCACTTCCAGAGTGATTGAAAGTTTACAGGAGAAGCTGGTTTCCCCGCCCAGGAAGGCGGACCCCGACCGCCTGATGAGGATGAAGGAGGTGAGCTCTGTGTCTCGGATGAGGCTCCTGACGTCCCGGGGTGTGGACTCCGAGGAGGAGCCCAAGGCCGAGAGGGGCCCCGGGGCGTGGCTGGGAGGCCTGGTGGCTCCCAGCACCGGGCATGAGCTCTCCGACCCCCAAGGTGCTCTGTCGCTGGAAGTAGACGGGCATCCAGCAGCACGAAGGGAGAACGGCGGCCGGGACTTCTGGTGCCCAG ATTCCTATGACCCAAGCAGGGTGGAGAGGGTGTGA